TCTGTGACACTGCAAAAGTGTACACAAGAAGAATTCAAGGATTTCCATATCTCATAAGCCAATATTGTATTCACAGTGAAATAAggactaatatatatatatatatatattttatattttttttattatatatatatatatttttttttaatattatttacatatatataattctttcttcttctgtccattttgttgtttgttgcttgttgttttctgttgtttggaTAAAGGACAGGATGAATAAACTCATGATTTGTTCTTGTGACTTTGTGACGTTGAAGTAAGAGATAAAAACCCAAAAGGTCAAAAGTTCTATgacaagagacagagacaaaaatgGACTTTCTGTGGTCATGTGTGTGTAGCTGGCTCCTTGGAGACTGGAATGGCGAACGTGCTGCCAGAGTCTTTGGGACTTCCCTCAAGGGATGAAGTCTTTCCAAGTCTTCTATTCTCACGCTGTTGCTTGACATGTTGCTCCAGTGTCTCCCATAAATTTTCAATTCAGAGATCAAATGACTTCAAAGGCCACTAAGGAACAAGTAGACCCAATGAAAGTCAGCCACTGAGTGTTTTCATTGGTCGCCTGTCTGTACCTTGTGTTCTATATGGGGTGAGGATGTGAGGGATGTTGTATCTATGGTAACTCTTGGTGTGCACAGTACTTTCTGTCAGTTTCCATTTTTACCTAGAGTTTTATAGACTCTGCATGTTGTCTCAGTGTCACTTGTCACAGTTACATAACCGTAGTAATAATAGTCCTCATTCTTCTCCATCTACAGGGTGTAGGTCTGTCAGTTCATGGACGATTTCGAGTGGCCACTGAGAAGACAATGTTTGCCATGCCAGAGACTGCCATCGGTAAGACCCTCCAGGCTGCCTCACACGGGGCTCTCCAGCATCAGTGTCGATGAACATTTAGtccatcagcagcagtgacCTTAGGCACACAGGGTGTGCCTGCGTTGTAGCAGTATATCAGACAAGaggtaataaaaaaatgaaagattaACTGAGAAATGTGTCAGATTTCCAGCTGATGCAGCATGTTGTGAGTCTAAGGCCCTGAAGTACAGCTTTTTTAACAGTTTGTATCAGAATCCATGATGGTCGTCCTCTGTTTGGATGGTGCGTGTACAGTAgaccaccacctgctgctgaagaagctgTTCCACCTTGCTTGTATCGATTGAGTTAACAATGCTACCTtgacagacacagaaaggaACAGAAGTATTTGAACACCCTGCGATTTTGCGAGTTCTCCCACTTAGAAATcattcccatccatccattttcttaactgcTTATTGCCCCAATACGGGGGTCACGGGggagcctggagctggagcctaacccagctgactatgggcgagaggcagggtacacgctggacgggtcgccagtccatcgcagggcaacacatagacagacaaccatgcacacacacacgtctttggaggacgtgcaaactccacacagaaaggtctccgggaatcgaacccagaaccttcttgctgtgaggcgacagtgctacccaccgcaccaccgtgccgccctaatTTCAGTAAATCATATTGTATAATTTCTAaagattttatttgttttgcacaCCTGAGAAAATCAGTTTCAATATTTGGTAAAGAAACCTCTTTTGCAATTACAGAGGTCAAACGTTTCCTGTAGTTCTTGAACAGGTTTGCACACACAGTAGCAGGGATTTCCTCCTCTGGATCATCCAGATGGTCTTTGGCAAACTTCAGACGGGCCTGGACATGTGATGACTTGAGCAGGGGAACCTTCCGTGCCATGCATGATTTGAAACCATTACAGCGTAGTGTTCTATACAGACAGTGACCTTTGAAACTGTCCCAGCTCTCTTTATTTCATTGACCAGCTTCTCCCTTGTAGTTCTAGGCTGATTCTTCACCTTTCTTATCATCAGTGATAGCCCACAAGGTGAGATCTTGCATGGAGCCCCAGTCCAAGGGAGATTCTAGCAATTGCTTAAACAGTTTGGAGTGTTGACAATCTATTTTCACCAAACTGCCTGGCATTTGCCCTGTAGCCCTTTCTAGCCTTGTGGGGGTCGACAATTttgtctctggtgtcttttgacAGCTCCTTGGTCTTGCCCATGGTAGTAGTTGGTGTCTGACTAACTGTGGGGTGGCAGGTATCTCAAAGAGCTCCGACAGGTGCTGCTAACTTAGGTTAATGAGTGGAGTAGAGGTGGACTTTTTCAAGGTACAATAACAGGTCTTTAAGAGCCAGGAAGGATCAGGAATTCTTAGTGGCCCCATTCTTACAGTGTGAACactggtggaaatttcccataaacaaacagatgaaagagttgtcttttgtgtgatttattataaaaattaaagaaaataaaaataatgggggaagcaaataaaaaacCTGGATGTTGAtagtgcacatcaacaaaccaaaaaccagctggggggcgatcagtgcatacaccacggaggtgtgatgcaaagagcccacaattctcaagttgcttctgccttttaacctcgaCTATgatggaatgtctgtgtagccccAATCAGACTACATGCACCATCCCATCATTGTCGCcatgtgtgaagatgtttacattctcacacctgcatcgctgacgtctgGCTATCAgtgaggaaggagcgctaagtctcaacagacagagagacacaactccccggccttggctTTGGGAGCTacagtccagagtctatcaggcagagacaaccattgaacaatgtaggtgaaatgtcaaatacacaaaacagatgtaagacaaaacacaagatattaattgcaggacataagtcataaatcctATAATAAccgcatagaataaggaagaaacatatTTTCCATTACAACAACCATCACTACGACACCAAGCTATAGTTGCTCATTAGCTATTTGACTGCTGAAGACAGATGGCCTTCTCCCGAGGCCCGATGAGATTAGTAACAAATCTGTACTAACTACCAAACCACATAATCTGCCATGTTGTTATTGTGCAGGTGATTTAGTTATAACTGCTCTTTCATCTTCATTTCATGTTTAGATTATTATGATGCTTCCAGGGTACAGATACCACAAATGTTTAGTGTGATGTAAATGTATGAAAAAGGGTGGTAATTAGGTTAGTTGTTAGTGCTCAGtatataaatgtactgtagcagaaagAGTGAAGCACTTTGCAGTTGCAGTTTGGTAGTTGTGTAAGATTTGTTCAAATGCTTAGGAGGAAATGGGAGGATAATTTGATTACACAGGCTGAGGACTGATCCACAGGACAAGCTATGGGTTAGGTTTTGTGTGATCCAGTACTTTGTGGGGAAGAAACGTGTCTTCTTCAGTTACTTCAGCTTGGAAGAAACCACATCAaatcctgctgctgtgaacatAACGCATCAAAATAGtgacttcatcatcatcatcatcatcatcagtttgtCCTTTCTGACTTTACCAACATGGACTTCAAGCAACAGACCCTTTGCTTATTTTAGCCCTGGCTCTGTGGTGGAATCCTCTCATGGATGATGTTTTCTGAAACTAATCAGTTTTTTTCCACTGATCTAGGCCAATATTAGACGTCCAGATATGGCAGACgttaaaataaacatcaaaggTCTGGATTTCAGTGACGCAGACGGATGTTACTGCAGGTCTGCAGGGGACACGAAATCTTAATCCACAGGGGTGTGtgtacagcagctcagtgatggAGAGCCTTTGTTGTGGGTGTGGTCTAGCTTTTTATTAAACTAAAGAGAAATGAATTTGCTCATTAATCGATTTGACTGCTTCCTGTTGCTGGTGTGGTGGCGCCCATTGATCTAGAGCAGCCCTGCTCCCGCTCTGAACAACAGCCATAATCTGACACATTTGTGATATTACATTTTCAGCCATGATTCAGGTCATCTTATCTAATCCCCTTCCTCTCCACCCACCTCCCCCCTTCTTGCCTCATGGCACATTAGCAGAGCTGTCAGAAAACCATCTGTGACCACTGGGATCTGGTTTTGTGTCAGAAACACTAACATCTAATGAAAACATGGGCGGTAGAGTGGTGACAAAACATCTGAATTATATGCAAAATCAGAAATTAGTCTTGGCTGATTTCATACCCAATATGACTAAAAGCTAATAGCTGTGAAGTCACATGGTTGGTTATTGAGCTGATTTGCTGATGAGCAGGAATGTGTTCACATGCTGAGCTGTCCGTTTTCTTTTGACAGGGCTTTTCCCTGACGTGGGAGGTGGCTATTTTCTGCCCAGGCTCCGGGGCAGGTTGGGACTGTTTCTGGCGTTGACAGGCTTCCGTCTCAAGGGGCGTGACGTGCAGAGAGCGGGAGTCGCTACTCACTTTGTAGAGTCTAAGAaggtgcacagacacaaacgcagccaGCTCATGAAAAATGACCGTAGACAAAGCACTGACCAGCACAACGAGGGTTCCTCCATCATGTTCCTATCATCCCAGTTAGCCCAGTGCCAGTGTTGGTGGGTAGTGGGGGGCTGAGGTTACGGCTCTGCTGGAAGGCCAGGTGTTGCGTCGCTGTGTTCACCGTGTGTAAAGGTGCCAACAGACGCTGACTGATCTAGAGGAAAGTTGTTATCCTCCTGTTGGCACCACGTTAGAGCAGTGGGTGGCAAAACAGAGATAAAGACTGAAACCTTGACCTGGAGGACACGAGAACAGTGGGGACGGTCCTACACAACAGCACCTGCTTCAAAGTTCAGCAGAGTTGTTTTTACTGCATTGTAGTATCTTTTatatatattcattcattcattcagatgCTTTCTGCTTCAATAGATTCCAGATCTGGAGGAAGAGCTGGTGGCATTAAAGTCTCCCTCTGTTGACAACATCTCCAGAGTTCTGGACTTGTACCAGAACCAGGTTCTGATCCCTTGAAACATCCGTTTACTGCCACATGAGCTAAACCTAAGTGGGCTAAATAGGCAATATCATTCTTCATGGATTTTTGTGTTGCTTTTCCACAGAGCAGTCTGGATTCTGAGAAGCCTTTTGTGTTGGACAAACAGTTGTCTGATATTGACAGGTAGGCCTTAAACCTTTATGTTCAAACATTCCCAGAGATAATTTGGTTTGCatttggtttggttttaaaACTAGAATAAGATCACCTGGctgattttatatatatatatatacacacacacacacacacacacacactctattctcaccctccgcgggtggtctcatccactttccaagctcgggtcctctaccagaggccagggagcttgagggttctgcgcagtatccttgctgttcctaggactgcacttttctggactgagatttcggatgtttttccagggatctgtggtagccactcctccagtttgggggtcacagcccctagtgctccgatcaccacaggcaccactgtggccttcaccttccaagccttttccagttcttctctgagcccttggtatttctctagtttctcatgttcctttttcctaatgttgccatcgcttggtattgccacatccaccactacggctttcctctgctctttatccaccaccacaatgtctggttggttcgccattaccattctgtcagtctggatctggaagtcccacaggatcttggctcgctcgttctctaacaccttgggaggtgtttcccattttgaccttggggtttccagtccatactctgcgcagatgttcctgtatactatgccagccacttggttatggcgttccatgtatgctttgcctgccagcatcttacaccctgcagttatgtgctggaccgtctctagggcctctttgcacagtctacaccttgggtcttgtctggtgtggtagatctgggcctctatggctctggtgctcagggcctgctcctgtgcagccgggatgagtgcctctgtgctgtccttcagcccagccctttcaagccattggtaggatttgttgagatcagccacttcagttatgttccggtggtacatcccgtgcaagggcttgtcctcccatgatggtccctcttccagcatctcatcctctgttctccactgcctgagacattcactcagcacgtcatctgtcggggccttatccttgatgtacttatggatcttgcatgtttcatcctggatagtggctctcacgctcactagtcctcggcctccttccttgcggctagcgtacagtctcagggtgctggatttggggtggaaccctccatgcatggtgaggagctttcgtgtcttaacatctgtggtctgtatctcttcctttggccaccttattattcccgcagggtatctgatcactggcagagcgtagctgtttattgcccgggatttgttcttgccattgagctggcttcttacgacttgccttactcgttggaggtatttggctgttgccgcattccttgttgcctgttcaaggttgccgttcgcctgtggtattccaaggtacttgtaactgtcctcaatgtctgctattcttccttctgggagtgagaccccttctgtgtggattaccttgcctctctttgtcaccatcctcccacatttctcgagcccgaatgacatcccgatgtccgagctgtagatcctggtggtgtggatcagcgagtcgatgtctcgctcactcttggcgtacagcttgatgtcatccatgtagaggaggtgacttatggtggccccgttccggagtcggtatccatagccagtcttgtttattatttggctgagggggttcagacctatgcagaacagcagtggggacagtgcatctccttggtatatgccacatttgatggatacttgggcaagtggcttcccattggcttcaagggtggttctccacaacctcatcgagtttgcaatgaaggcccttagagttctgttgatgttgtacagctccaagcattcagtgatccatgtatgtggcattgagtcataggctttcttgtagtcgatccaggctgtgcacaggttggtgtgtcgcattctgcagtcttgggcgactgttctgtctaccaggagttggtgtttggctcctctggtatccttaccaatgcccttctgtgcttcgctcatatattgactcatgtgcccacttatcttagctgcgatgatgcctgacatgagcttccatgttgtggagagacaggttattggccggtagttggatgggactgtgccctttgagggatccttcattatcaggatcgttcgcccttcggtatatatatatatatgattataACTATGATTTTCCTGAAGTCATTGAGGTCATACAAAATGGCAGctcttgttttctgttgtttccttCAGGCtgttcagctccagcagcatggAGGGAATAATGCAGAACCTGGAGGCAGATGGCACAGAGTTCGCTAAGAAACAAGCcgaggtactgtacagtattctACTGACCTCAGCTTAATCCACATCACTCACATTCTACTGgccaaatgtactgtatgtggtgacaCAGAAGCAGGAGCTCGTCTGCCACAGTAATGACAGCGTCTGTTTGACAGAGCTGCTAGAGACTGCTGGACCTCTGTAAAAGCCTCTGTGCATCATTAACTGTCACTGACGGAGCTGGATCGGAGCCAGGGCAGTAAACACTGATCAGCCACAATGTGAATGTGGTGGTGGGAGGGCTTATGCCAGTAATCAGCAGACTAAGCACTTAATGGACTTAGTCTTTGTCTTGTGCTTCCTTGTGCTTTCAGAGCTGTACAGACCATAATAACCTCACTTAAAGGTTGCTCTTTTCATGGATTTGATTCCTCTCTCTGATTTAGGATGATCATGGCCGAAGTACAGCCTCATGAATCAGGGACCTCTCTAACCTCCAGTAGCAAACATCTCACTGCATCTTAAACCGCAGGAATCTGAATTGGATCCAGCTCAgccatcaaatatttattattacccACATCCTCGGCTACTACATGAGTCACTGACTTGCACATTCGAGATGTCCAACCAGCTCTGTTCTTATCTACACGTTGCTGTTTTCCATGATATTTTGCATTAGAATCATGAAAAAGGAAATTCTGCAGTTTACCTCTTGACATAGAAGATCACTGTGTCCTCCTCCAGATATTGGCTAAAATGTCTCCCACATCCCTGAAGATCACCTACAGGCAGCTACAGACAGGTGCTTCCCTGAGCCTGCAGGACGTGCTGGTGATGGAGTATCGACTGAGCCAGGCCTGCATGGTACAAACATCGTGCATCGGCTGCATCTTCCATTACTTTGCTCTATTTTTTATGTTAAGAGTTAAATCAGACTTCTTGTGTTTTGCAGAGGGGCTGTGACTTCTATGAGGGTGTAAGAGCTGGTAAGTCAGACTGAGGTAATGGATGTTACAGGATGTTTggcccagtccctggtcctcTTAGTTGACGCTTTGCACCTGACTGTCGAACCCTCTTCGCTTTATTAAGGTGCTCATGtggggtctctctctctctctctctctctctctctctctctctctctctctctctttctctctccctctttctctctctctctctctctctctctctctctctctctcaagtgCTTATTGACAGGGACCAGAACCCCAGGTGGAACCCGTCAACCCTGGGGGAGGTGTCTGATGAGAGCGTGGATCAGTGCTTCTCCTCTCTGGGAGAGAAGGATCTGACTTTCTGAGGTCCTgtcttgcagcagcagcaccttaTCTGTTTCTGTAAACCACCGTCCTGCCCTGTGCTTATATGTCATGTATTTCACTATTTCAGGGACACTGGTCATCTGCAGCTGAGGACAATGTTCTCAGCCCGGAATGGAACTAGCAAACAATCTGCTCTGCAGTAGAAGTAGATTCCTGCCTACAGCAGTGATTAACCGCACTAGAGGAGATCCGTTTGCTTCATCAAACATCCTGTGGGCGTCTGTTGATCTAAGAGCAAGATCCGTATATTTATGTGGTGTGGTCACTTGGTGACATGGTGCCTGTTTCATAGTCTTCATCTattcttttttttggttttctgcATATTCAAAATTCCAACAGCACTCCACTATGCAGTACCTGCCCTGCTGCATCCGAGTGTGAGATTAGTGTAGCGTGTTTTTGTATCAGCTGCCCTTCTTCCGAATCAAACGACCTGAACATTGTTTTTCAGATGACAATAAACAGTTATGTGATGTCAAATGTCAGGAAACTGCTTCTAATGAGGTCAGTATCATCTGTTGACCCGTCTTCCTTTAGGGACGAAAAGCGCCAAGCTTTCAAATATGAAGTTGGATAAATGTTGACTTTAATTCAAGTTGTATTATGAAGCACCAGTAAAACAGAAGCATCATTAGAGAACAATAACGTCAGCGGTCTCCCATCACATAGCCTCATCCACAGCTCTGCTGTCACTGCCGTTACCAGATAATAAAGTGCCATAAATGTGGGAGTGGCTGCCCTCTGCTCCGCACAAGGTCCAGCCATCAGTCACTTCCGAAGCGTGCTGTTTGTCCTTCATGCTGATTAACCTCTCACGTGCGCATTGACTCATCCTGCTTGACATCACTGAGTTGTTTTAAAGCACTTTAAATTTACAGTGATCTAGAAAACAAGTGTCAACAGATGCTTCAGTACTGAGTTTGATGTAGAAGCAGTGTGGACTTTTATAGTTTCTTTGCTTTTCCCATGTCAAATAAATGCGTGTCTGCCTTATAATCGTGGTTTCTGTGGACCGACGGCCTGCTCCTGTACAAGGACAGAGGTGGTTAAAGCAGCAAAGGCAGCAAAGCATTCAATATGTTTGTGACCTGgtcagattaaaaacaaaataataccAAGTAGAAAAACTAACATTTGTTTAGTATGATGTTAAAATACAACATGGGGCAAAGTCCAACACCAGCAACACAATGTCTGTGGTGATATTAAACAGCTGTGGACTCTTGTGTTCTTCTTTGATCCACATAGCATCCAGTGAAGACTCAAGGCTTCTGTGTGTGAACCCACTGATGCAAATGTAGAGTTGAATGAGCAGCGTGTGGACACAGCTTctctttatttttactgttacaCATTGCtactgtattgtactgtagTTACAGTAGGACACGTTTCAGGTGGCAGCTACATTCAGCTTTGGCACGCTCATGGCCGTTGTAGGTTCCTCACGCCGTCACCTGGAAGGTCGTCAGGCCACCGGTTGGCTGGAGGCCTCATCCGCCTCATTACTCAGAGCCTCGTTGTCAGCAGGTGGaactgatgtgtgtttgttagAGGTTGGGAGGCAGAGGGTGGTTCCCACGCAGCCAACAGCTCTGTCAACCCTGTACATGGACTGAATGGTTGGACTTCAGGTGACTGTGGCATCGGAGCGAAGAAGCTGGGGCTACTGAAAAATACGAGGAGACGTCATCATTCCacatgaggaggagaagagtgAAGATGTGTCCAGAGTTTCCACCAGGAGGCAGGTGACGGCACTGCCTGCCAACGTTTTATGGCTTATTTGATGACGTGGTTCCTGTTTTCCACCGTCAGAGCTGATCTGTAGTTGTCTATTCCAAGTGGCCGCATGTAGTGACTGACGTGTCCTCACGAATGCCGTGACCTACATACCCTTGACATCAGTTAACACGGACTCATATCTCAAAGATCTACGCTCCAGGGGCCATAAACCCCTATAGAAAGCAGCTCACACCACCGTCCTCACTGCTCTGGGCTCAAGGAAACATTCATTAAGCACTTTGGCGATAGTGAttctctgctg
This genomic interval from Betta splendens chromosome 21, fBetSpl5.4, whole genome shotgun sequence contains the following:
- the hibch gene encoding 3-hydroxyisobutyryl-CoA hydrolase, mitochondrial, translated to MSLTVLTSTHRLRSLCRLRRIQGHMMSSHMEPEILLEKTGRIGVITLNRPKVLNALNLAMIRQIYPQLKKWENDNETDIIIIKGAGGKAFCAGGDIRAVTEAGKVGGSLAQDFFREEYILNNAIGTCRKPYIALINGITMGGGVGLSVHGRFRVATEKTMFAMPETAIGLFPDVGGGYFLPRLRGRLGLFLALTGFRLKGRDVQRAGVATHFVESKKIPDLEEELVALKSPSVDNISRVLDLYQNQSSLDSEKPFVLDKQLSDIDRLFSSSSMEGIMQNLEADGTEFAKKQAEILAKMSPTSLKITYRQLQTGASLSLQDVLVMEYRLSQACMRGCDFYEGVRAVLIDRDQNPRWNPSTLGEVSDESVDQCFSSLGEKDLTF